One part of the [Pantoea] beijingensis genome encodes these proteins:
- a CDS encoding TadE/TadG family type IV pilus assembly protein, which translates to MRLSKNFTQDQRGVATVEFALLAVVFFMILFFTAEISRVAYVSSVIDLALSESAKSAKNEHAISKDGTTDSSRFQQRLLQDGGRLWGFLRNNDMVNIEITYADSVAEMIASGGHQGNGTNQALARYHLIYQYKAMFFPFPKSWVNSLLNREVIFVQEYERSKFMD; encoded by the coding sequence ATGCGGCTAAGCAAAAATTTTACTCAGGACCAGCGTGGGGTAGCGACCGTTGAGTTTGCACTACTCGCCGTAGTGTTTTTTATGATCCTTTTTTTCACCGCTGAAATTTCTCGTGTTGCTTATGTTTCCTCTGTTATCGACCTGGCGCTTTCTGAATCAGCAAAGTCAGCCAAGAATGAGCATGCTATATCAAAAGATGGCACAACTGATAGTAGCCGTTTTCAGCAACGATTATTACAGGATGGTGGGAGGTTATGGGGTTTTCTCCGCAATAACGATATGGTCAATATTGAGATTACCTATGCTGATTCAGTTGCCGAGATGATTGCCAGTGGTGGGCATCAGGGGAATGGTACTAACCAGGCATTAGCACGTTATCATTTGATCTATCAGTACAAGGCTATGTTTTTTCCTTTTCCTAAGAGCTGGGTTAATAGTTTATTAAACAGGGAGGTGATTTTTGTTCAGGAATATGAGCGTTCGAAATTTATGGATTGA
- a CDS encoding type II secretion system F family protein, producing MILFYLLICAAGILISVSILFHSRRVSHDRRIIEHTEVIDGKKNITAIDYHSLIVSNSPYLTVLRKIDNDLLMKMKIVGVILIFMLVTNWLSGSDFSLRALSLTTLILFVLVIIIPSLLLGPGIKRKAKEMMDVLPYFIELVAVCIQSGMTVESALKFVSERFWHLNPDLSALMGLLVKRAEIGGLEESLHELYNSMEMTELRMFCSTLQQSVHYGTSLYEHLMDLSLDIRDLQLLNTEEKIGSLSAKMSIPLIIFIMFPITVLIAAPGILRIVKNGLF from the coding sequence ATGATTTTATTTTATCTGCTCATCTGTGCTGCAGGGATATTGATTTCTGTGTCTATTCTGTTTCATTCCAGACGTGTTTCTCATGACAGAAGAATCATTGAACATACGGAAGTTATTGATGGCAAAAAAAATATTACGGCTATTGATTATCATTCACTGATCGTGAGTAACTCACCGTATCTTACAGTACTGAGAAAAATTGATAATGACCTGCTAATGAAAATGAAGATAGTCGGTGTGATATTAATTTTTATGCTGGTAACAAATTGGCTATCAGGAAGTGATTTTTCCCTACGCGCGCTTTCACTTACTACATTGATTCTATTTGTTTTGGTGATTATCATTCCTTCTTTGTTATTGGGGCCAGGAATAAAAAGAAAAGCTAAGGAGATGATGGATGTTCTACCCTATTTTATTGAATTGGTAGCAGTATGTATTCAGTCAGGCATGACGGTTGAAAGTGCACTGAAATTCGTCAGTGAGCGTTTCTGGCACCTTAATCCCGATCTCTCGGCTCTCATGGGATTATTGGTTAAACGCGCTGAAATAGGCGGATTAGAAGAATCATTACATGAACTTTATAACTCTATGGAGATGACCGAGTTAAGAATGTTCTGTTCTACGTTACAACAGAGTGTACATTACGGGACATCGCTTTATGAACATCTTATGGATCTGTCACTTGATATTCGTGATCTTCAATTATTAAATACAGAAGAAAAAATTGGTAGTCTGTCGGCAAAAATGAGTATACCACTTATTATTTTTATTATGTTTCCTATTACCGTATTGATTGCTGCTCCGGGAATTTTAAGGATTGTTAAAAATGGACTTTTTTAA
- a CDS encoding TcfC E-set like domain-containing protein, protein MNKKIIFGAIYLGGVASIAPYAFSASDVILPSGFEDIFNQKQNGVFSVIYNDISIGTLSADYDLESVTLYTPRVIAEQITAKDMPELKESKQALLHQLSQPLKRVKKRTVQDDGIVVWVNEKDASLHLVLPAAMFKDPSALNDRTFIRYTHQPGFVHSHNLNFLSDSYSDSFSLSSDDTLNLTGNSYVKGSWSYSDDINFNLDELALYLEYNANRMKLGRQRLSDALLYSTPSLTYSFFNPMSYDGVSLGYMTDNYLQPVEGAASPIPLYMPMAGTVEVYRNGRIIDLQQFPAGMQQLNTNSWPAGGYDVVLVSKFANGSREEKHLPFFKRNGMFRSGDLEYSMQLGRYDLRQGHLLSKRNNDCYDCNPAFQDSKKRVNDNYLAGVMLGYTTSSALSLGGGALLDHTFDYYNASVDIPLNYWFAERLYSDAIVGGDGSYGYQVGVSKNLYDLGVNVSYRSNRYKGKEENYRRFGLVPAYDFEYLQFGVSTFLPFDTNLSVLYSMNSLYQDYGRQDKSNYRTWDVTLNRDFIIDDNINLRVDLGYHQGINRFNGSGQYSSRQYTDDQVFAQLTLGMREKSYNHYQSLYLKSRLSDKGADNNIYSADYSLDVKNPAFDRGGKYALSGSLSNGPNYQTSSNIGGTVDNSLGYTSAGISRSYGKGNYQQYYLSQRSGFAVSHEGAAFGKIDNSTALVVDATDLPEDQYFEVRNQNSGSVIVKGGRKTTLPVQPYQKVAPTTEQVFTGETNAFYNLATKSTSTWALPGQVYNVKLEAKKNQTVTGRIYYDGTPLTHARVVGGNTVTDEEGLFVGDFVIGIKDKLTSLNVKKDSQNYICPLDDKNIKMTQGIMQIREVECEIE, encoded by the coding sequence ATGAACAAGAAAATAATCTTCGGTGCCATATACCTGGGAGGGGTGGCCTCGATCGCGCCTTATGCATTTTCTGCCAGCGATGTTATTTTGCCATCCGGGTTTGAAGATATATTCAACCAAAAGCAGAATGGTGTCTTCAGTGTTATCTATAACGATATCTCTATTGGTACGCTTAGCGCTGACTATGATTTAGAAAGCGTTACATTATACACGCCTCGGGTTATTGCCGAGCAAATCACAGCAAAAGATATGCCTGAGCTGAAAGAGAGCAAGCAGGCATTATTACATCAGCTCTCTCAGCCGTTAAAGCGAGTCAAGAAGCGGACCGTGCAGGATGATGGCATTGTTGTCTGGGTCAATGAGAAAGATGCCAGCCTGCATCTTGTGTTACCCGCAGCGATGTTTAAAGATCCAAGTGCACTGAACGATCGCACCTTTATTCGTTATACGCACCAACCCGGGTTTGTTCATAGCCATAATTTAAATTTTTTATCGGATAGTTATAGCGACAGCTTCAGTCTTTCCTCCGATGATACGCTTAATTTAACCGGTAACAGTTACGTTAAGGGATCGTGGAGTTATTCAGACGATATTAATTTTAATCTGGATGAGCTTGCGCTGTATCTTGAATATAACGCTAATCGCATGAAACTGGGACGACAGCGGCTAAGTGATGCACTGCTGTATAGTACACCTTCGTTAACGTACAGTTTCTTTAATCCAATGAGCTATGATGGCGTTTCATTGGGATACATGACAGATAACTATTTACAACCGGTTGAAGGTGCGGCTTCTCCAATACCACTTTATATGCCGATGGCAGGGACTGTTGAGGTGTATCGCAACGGCCGGATAATCGATCTGCAGCAGTTTCCCGCGGGTATGCAGCAATTGAATACCAATAGCTGGCCGGCTGGCGGTTATGACGTGGTGCTCGTATCAAAATTCGCCAACGGTAGCCGTGAAGAGAAGCATCTGCCCTTTTTTAAACGCAACGGTATGTTTCGTTCGGGCGACCTTGAGTACAGCATGCAGTTAGGTCGCTATGACTTACGGCAGGGGCACTTATTATCAAAGCGGAATAATGATTGCTATGACTGTAATCCGGCATTTCAGGATAGCAAAAAACGCGTTAATGATAACTACCTTGCTGGCGTGATGCTCGGCTATACCACTTCTTCGGCACTTTCCCTGGGAGGAGGTGCACTGCTGGACCATACTTTTGACTACTATAATGCCAGCGTTGATATTCCGCTCAACTATTGGTTTGCCGAGCGTCTCTATTCTGATGCGATCGTGGGCGGTGATGGTAGCTATGGTTACCAGGTTGGCGTCAGTAAAAATCTTTATGATCTGGGCGTGAACGTAAGTTACCGCAGTAATCGTTATAAAGGTAAAGAGGAAAATTATCGGCGTTTTGGTCTTGTGCCGGCTTACGATTTTGAGTATCTGCAGTTTGGTGTCAGTACTTTTCTGCCTTTCGATACCAATTTATCCGTGTTATATAGCATGAACTCGCTCTATCAGGATTATGGCCGTCAGGATAAGAGCAATTACCGGACATGGGATGTCACGTTGAACCGTGATTTTATTATCGACGATAATATCAACTTACGTGTTGATTTGGGCTATCACCAGGGAATTAACCGTTTTAATGGCAGTGGACAATACTCCTCGCGTCAATATACGGACGACCAGGTTTTTGCTCAATTAACTTTGGGCATGCGTGAGAAAAGTTATAATCATTACCAGTCCTTATACCTAAAATCCCGGCTTAGCGATAAAGGTGCCGATAATAATATCTATTCGGCGGATTATTCTCTTGACGTAAAAAATCCTGCATTCGACCGCGGCGGAAAGTATGCATTATCCGGCTCACTATCTAATGGCCCGAACTATCAGACTTCCAGCAATATTGGCGGCACTGTTGATAACAGCTTGGGTTATACCTCTGCGGGAATAAGCCGTTCGTACGGTAAGGGTAATTATCAGCAGTATTACCTGTCACAACGTAGTGGGTTCGCCGTTAGTCATGAAGGCGCTGCATTCGGCAAGATTGACAACAGTACAGCGCTGGTTGTTGATGCGACCGATCTACCTGAAGATCAGTACTTTGAAGTTCGCAATCAAAACTCAGGCTCTGTCATCGTCAAAGGTGGCAGGAAAACCACGCTCCCTGTTCAGCCTTATCAGAAGGTTGCACCGACTACTGAGCAAGTCTTCACCGGTGAGACTAACGCCTTCTACAACCTTGCTACCAAGTCCACATCAACATGGGCGTTACCAGGGCAGGTTTACAACGTCAAACTCGAGGCGAAGAAGAATCAAACGGTGACGGGCCGTATTTATTACGACGGGACACCACTAACCCATGCTCGCGTGGTGGGAGGAAATACGGTGACGGACGAAGAAGGGCTTTTTGTGGGTGATTTTGTTATCGGCATAAAAGACAAATTAACTTCGTTAAACGTAAAAAAAGATAGCCAAAATTACATATGTCCTCTGGATGATAAAAACATCAAGATGACACAAGGTATTATGCAAATTCGTGAGGTAGAGTGTGAAATTGAATAA
- a CDS encoding tetratricopeptide repeat protein, whose translation MDFFKKTLLFITCMVFLAACQSPNYKNPAQQSEQEDILLKSQNYTGLINLYRGYLKEKDDPAVRLKLCQYYYLAGDYKSSLYYLQPLSTKADINVYTLQARNMISLGDYKQAVRVTDRMLQASPQSAEAYNLRGIALALSGDLAGGGNAIQKSREFFIADDVAINNLAMVALLDQRYQDAVGLLLPSYLRGRKQPRLLHNLVLALVKSGDSRYAKDIIRNEKLSDYPDEVVESLGYVDTLKLGGA comes from the coding sequence ATGGACTTTTTTAAAAAAACATTGCTATTCATCACCTGTATGGTGTTTTTGGCTGCTTGCCAAAGCCCTAATTATAAAAATCCCGCCCAACAGAGTGAGCAGGAGGATATCCTGTTGAAATCCCAAAACTACACCGGTCTAATTAATCTTTATCGGGGTTATTTGAAAGAAAAAGATGACCCTGCAGTGAGATTAAAATTGTGCCAATATTATTATCTTGCTGGGGATTATAAGAGTTCGCTTTACTACTTGCAGCCGCTTTCAACTAAAGCCGATATCAATGTTTATACATTGCAGGCCAGAAATATGATCTCGTTAGGGGACTACAAGCAAGCGGTGCGCGTAACTGACCGGATGCTGCAGGCCAGCCCGCAAAGCGCGGAAGCCTATAATTTACGCGGAATAGCACTGGCGCTGTCAGGCGATTTGGCCGGTGGCGGTAATGCTATTCAAAAATCGCGAGAGTTCTTTATTGCGGACGATGTTGCAATCAATAATTTGGCGATGGTCGCATTACTTGATCAGCGCTATCAGGATGCTGTTGGGCTCTTGCTACCTTCCTATTTGCGCGGCCGCAAACAACCCCGATTATTACATAATCTTGTACTGGCTTTAGTGAAAAGCGGCGACTCGCGGTACGCTAAAGATATCATCAGAAATGAAAAACTTTCTGATTATCCAGATGAAGTGGTTGAGTCACTTGGCTATGTGGACACACTGAAACTGGGAGGTGCTTAA
- a CDS encoding type II secretion system F family protein, which yields MFYFILLAGLFFLVMHYLRIKRINNIFLSEVKDERRESVLIRYFSELFNEWRKYVLADRSAKGKRKNIITIFIVAGMMFVNYNWLSLNWGVFILLLAICMFWGQIQLGRLSHIRHFEKEFPNVLTIINSAVSAGNSIHQAMHRCGKEVGGNLGKTFNRIDRRLNVGEDTERVMLDAWTAYPYREFYFFIVVMQVSIERGGQIRSLVGRLSRSINNARKMERRKKSMTSEARASAKIVAMIPVLFFLGMKYLSPENFDFIIHDPIGRYILYYVIISEIIGMSIIWLLLKRAV from the coding sequence ATGTTCTATTTTATCTTGTTAGCTGGATTGTTTTTCCTTGTTATGCATTATTTACGCATAAAACGGATAAATAATATTTTTCTCTCTGAGGTTAAAGACGAGCGCAGAGAGTCTGTCCTGATACGCTACTTTTCCGAGCTGTTTAATGAGTGGAGGAAATATGTCCTTGCTGACCGCTCAGCCAAGGGGAAACGAAAAAACATTATTACAATTTTTATTGTAGCAGGCATGATGTTCGTTAACTATAACTGGCTTTCCCTCAATTGGGGTGTCTTTATATTGCTTCTGGCTATCTGCATGTTTTGGGGGCAGATACAGCTTGGCAGGTTATCGCATATCCGCCATTTTGAGAAAGAATTTCCTAATGTGTTAACGATAATTAACTCGGCCGTCTCAGCAGGAAACAGCATTCACCAGGCTATGCATCGTTGCGGTAAGGAAGTGGGCGGTAATTTAGGGAAGACATTTAATCGTATTGACAGGCGTCTTAACGTTGGTGAGGACACCGAACGCGTTATGCTGGACGCATGGACTGCGTATCCCTATCGTGAATTTTATTTTTTTATCGTCGTAATGCAGGTCAGTATTGAGCGAGGGGGGCAAATTCGTTCTTTGGTAGGGCGCCTTTCACGTTCAATTAATAATGCGCGAAAGATGGAGCGTAGAAAGAAATCAATGACGTCAGAGGCTCGAGCTTCAGCTAAGATTGTCGCGATGATCCCGGTCCTTTTTTTTCTTGGGATGAAGTATCTCAGTCCTGAAAACTTTGATTTTATTATTCATGATCCTATAGGACGCTATATATTATATTACGTCATCATTAGTGAAATCATTGGCATGTCAATCATCTGGCTTTTACTTAAAAGGGCGGTCTAA
- the tadF gene encoding tight adherence pilus pseudopilin TadF: MFRNMSVRNLWIDQRASVAVEFSLISIFLFIFIFFLVDLVHRQAMVGKLDRVSYSVASVLRERIQLYDRRDRISVEEFEQGRELAKKMLKDMNPDADLSSVITSMQVWYPPSTPGTPQIHFSHGGDCGTGSSFNDAVKLAPEGSYGRKVPVYRFSVCMKSNSWFRRLTAGIKEEPLLSSTSIVMIR, encoded by the coding sequence TTGTTCAGGAATATGAGCGTTCGAAATTTATGGATTGATCAGCGTGCTTCTGTAGCCGTCGAGTTTTCATTGATTTCTATTTTCCTTTTTATTTTTATTTTCTTTCTGGTGGATTTGGTACACCGGCAGGCGATGGTGGGTAAGCTTGATCGTGTCTCCTATTCTGTCGCCAGCGTCTTACGTGAACGGATCCAACTGTACGATCGGCGAGATAGAATATCGGTTGAAGAGTTTGAACAGGGGAGAGAACTGGCAAAAAAAATGTTAAAGGACATGAATCCAGATGCCGATCTTTCATCAGTTATTACTTCCATGCAGGTATGGTATCCCCCTTCTACGCCGGGCACTCCCCAGATTCATTTCTCTCATGGGGGAGACTGCGGCACAGGCTCTTCTTTTAACGATGCCGTAAAACTGGCGCCGGAGGGGAGTTACGGACGTAAAGTGCCCGTTTATCGTTTTAGTGTTTGTATGAAAAGCAATAGCTGGTTTCGGCGTCTTACCGCGGGCATAAAAGAAGAACCATTGCTGTCTTCAACCTCTATTGTCATGATTCGATAA
- a CDS encoding TadE/TadG family type IV pilus assembly protein: MSLYQKGCMILRQFYHEQRGAFALSFVMLSGFMLSLAALAIDGSHYITERARLSDALEQTSLALSAEDNGENSPRNQQLATYWIQAYMVRSKTVYTPKVIVKQGSSLNNKSVKYVEYRVSAQTLHNSWFSSSFFPSFEKNVVVGDNGAARKFRSNLDVVFVVDFSGSMNNPISTGQGSKLDEAKKIVLDLADQLYSYNVDNSVAFVPFGWGVRRGDQCRLPFQFNASFPEVLPMVNDNLARGIDIDINYRATVNAIPDAHFGKYFPMDKVAMDFCLNFIRYNPGQFPATTIPLKGRKDAADLARIKTMTASDRTLVSGGMLDGISVLAKGDAARKIMVVVSDGEDFPNTNITPNLVNNGMCDKIREILATPFSQGKIAFIALDYNPTFDWTACVGKGNFYEPKTLNDFKDAMNHAVFEEVGHNTLKDR; encoded by the coding sequence ATGTCTCTGTATCAAAAAGGATGCATGATACTTCGACAATTTTATCACGAGCAGCGAGGTGCATTTGCGCTCAGTTTTGTCATGTTATCCGGTTTTATGTTATCTCTGGCAGCGCTGGCGATCGACGGTTCACATTACATTACTGAACGTGCCCGCTTATCGGATGCGCTTGAACAAACATCCCTTGCTCTGTCTGCAGAGGATAACGGTGAAAACTCTCCCCGTAATCAGCAGTTAGCGACCTACTGGATCCAGGCCTATATGGTGCGAAGCAAAACGGTCTATACGCCCAAGGTAATTGTTAAACAGGGTAGCTCACTTAATAATAAATCAGTGAAATATGTTGAATACCGCGTGAGTGCACAAACCCTGCATAACTCCTGGTTTTCTTCCTCTTTTTTCCCCAGTTTTGAAAAAAATGTTGTGGTGGGTGACAATGGCGCCGCACGTAAGTTTCGTTCTAACCTTGACGTCGTATTCGTGGTCGATTTTTCCGGCTCAATGAATAATCCCATTAGTACCGGGCAAGGATCTAAACTTGATGAAGCGAAGAAGATCGTGTTGGACCTCGCCGACCAGCTCTATTCTTATAATGTCGATAACTCTGTTGCTTTTGTTCCTTTCGGGTGGGGAGTCAGGCGTGGAGATCAATGCCGCTTACCTTTTCAATTTAATGCTTCTTTTCCTGAAGTCCTCCCAATGGTTAACGATAACCTCGCGAGAGGAATTGATATAGATATAAATTATCGCGCGACGGTTAATGCTATTCCTGATGCGCATTTCGGCAAATATTTCCCGATGGATAAGGTGGCCATGGATTTTTGCCTGAATTTCATCAGATATAATCCGGGGCAGTTTCCTGCCACAACGATCCCGCTAAAAGGACGTAAAGATGCGGCGGATCTGGCACGAATCAAGACGATGACGGCCAGTGACCGGACCCTGGTAAGTGGTGGAATGTTAGATGGTATTAGTGTACTGGCAAAAGGGGATGCTGCACGAAAAATTATGGTTGTCGTTTCCGATGGGGAAGATTTCCCGAATACAAATATTACGCCGAATTTGGTCAATAATGGCATGTGCGACAAAATCAGAGAAATTTTAGCGACGCCTTTCTCTCAGGGGAAAATTGCATTTATCGCACTGGATTATAATCCAACATTTGACTGGACTGCGTGTGTTGGTAAAGGGAATTTTTATGAACCTAAAACGTTAAATGATTTTAAAGATGCAATGAACCATGCGGTATTTGAAGAAGTAGGGCATAACACTCTGAAAGACCGTTAA
- the selA gene encoding L-seryl-tRNA(Sec) selenium transferase: protein MNTLFSQLPSIDSLLREPALQTQLQQCGHRAVTKVLRQMQDEARATITQQGKLPIWHSDWPQQALAILARQQCSALQPVFNLTGTVLHTNLGRALVAEAAIDAVTASLSSAVTLEYALDDAGRGHRDRAIAALLCELTGAEDACIVNNNAAAVLLMLAALAPGKEVIVSRGELVEIGGAFRIPDVMRQAGCHLVEVGTTNRTHLKDYRQAISENSGLLMKVHTSNYQLQGFTKAVDEIELAGLGNEYQLPVITDLGSGSLIDLSQYGLPAEPMPQALIAAGVSLVSFSGDKLLGGPQAGIIVGKKALIAQLQQHPLKRALRVGKMTLAALEATLKLYRHPETLVQTLPTLRLLTRSQNDIAQQAERLLPPLRQSLGDRFTLEAVNCLSQIGSGSLPVDRLPSVAITFSPKDGRGSTLEALAQRWRQGSTPVIGRIQEGRLWLDLRCLEDEAHLIRMLAP, encoded by the coding sequence ATGAATACGCTTTTCAGCCAGCTTCCCTCCATTGATAGTCTGCTGCGCGAGCCCGCGTTGCAGACACAGCTTCAGCAGTGTGGGCACCGCGCCGTCACAAAAGTTCTACGCCAGATGCAGGATGAAGCACGCGCTACCATCACGCAACAGGGTAAACTTCCGATATGGCATAGCGACTGGCCACAACAGGCACTCGCGATACTGGCTCGTCAGCAATGTAGCGCGCTACAGCCGGTATTTAACCTGACCGGGACCGTACTGCACACCAACCTGGGACGCGCACTGGTCGCCGAAGCTGCGATTGATGCGGTAACCGCCAGCCTGAGTAGTGCCGTCACGCTGGAATATGCGCTGGATGATGCCGGACGCGGGCATCGCGATCGTGCCATTGCTGCCCTACTTTGCGAGCTGACCGGTGCGGAAGATGCTTGCATCGTCAACAATAACGCAGCGGCGGTACTGCTAATGCTTGCCGCACTCGCTCCCGGCAAAGAGGTCATTGTTTCTCGCGGCGAATTGGTAGAAATCGGTGGCGCGTTTCGTATTCCCGATGTAATGCGACAAGCCGGTTGCCATCTGGTTGAGGTCGGTACCACCAACCGTACCCATCTGAAAGATTATCGTCAGGCTATTAGTGAAAACAGCGGCCTGCTGATGAAAGTCCATACCAGCAATTATCAGCTGCAGGGCTTTACCAAAGCGGTAGACGAAATCGAACTGGCCGGTCTGGGAAATGAATATCAGTTACCGGTGATTACCGATTTGGGTAGTGGCTCGCTGATTGACCTTAGTCAATACGGTTTACCGGCAGAACCTATGCCGCAGGCACTGATTGCCGCAGGCGTCAGCCTGGTAAGCTTTTCGGGCGACAAACTGCTTGGCGGCCCGCAGGCCGGTATTATCGTGGGTAAAAAAGCCCTTATTGCACAGTTACAGCAGCACCCTCTTAAGCGCGCACTGCGCGTGGGGAAAATGACGCTGGCGGCACTGGAAGCCACGTTAAAGCTCTATCGCCATCCAGAAACGCTGGTGCAAACGTTACCGACATTGCGCCTGCTAACACGTAGCCAAAACGATATCGCACAGCAGGCTGAGCGTCTGCTACCCCCTCTGCGTCAATCTCTGGGCGATCGTTTCACTCTTGAAGCCGTCAACTGCTTATCTCAAATCGGGAGCGGCTCACTGCCAGTAGATCGTCTGCCCAGCGTCGCCATCACATTTAGCCCCAAAGATGGTCGTGGCAGCACACTGGAGGCGCTGGCACAGCGCTGGCGTCAGGGTAGCACACCCGTTATTGGCCGTATCCAGGAAGGGCGCCTCTGGCTGGACTTACGCTGCCTGGAGGACGAGGCCCACCTTATCAGGATGTTAGCACCATGA
- the selB gene encoding selenocysteine-specific translation elongation factor has protein sequence MIIATAGHVDHGKTTLLQAITGVNADRLPEEKQRGMTIDLGYAYWPQPDGTVTGFIDVPGHEKFLANMLSGIGGIDHALLVVACDDGIMAQTREHLTILQLIGRPALSVALTKADRVDTERVAQVEQQVLALTQQLGWEDLRCFTTSTEDGRGIAELRDHLRDLKSIARKSSLRFRLAIDRAFSIKGAGLVVTGTALAGKVKQGDKLWLTGANKSVRVRGLHAQNQPTEHAQAGQRIALNLSGDVEKSDITRGDWLLEERQQNPFDRVIVAIEHTQPLKQWQPLHIHHAARHITGRVSLLADGLAELVLDAPLWLADNDRLILRDIGAQQTLGAARVVLLRARNRGKRQPDYLRWLRQLASVGDDAQTLQLRLDQQPCEVAELGWARQLTAHAMEELFVEVAPIVADEYLLSQQTAATWRDSLLAALTTFHLNHNDQPGPGRDRLRRIALPNQPAALVLALIDELVISGKIINRSGWLHLPGFEIHFAENEAEIWQHALALFDDQALWVRDIANALQEEELRVREVLRIAAQRGDIVAIVKDRYYRSEQITIFADLIRKQCAEQGSVNAADFRSQLNIGRKLAIQILEHFDRIGFTRRKGNEHSLRDSALFPLQSESKQASQ, from the coding sequence ATGATTATCGCCACTGCTGGCCATGTCGATCATGGTAAAACGACACTTTTGCAAGCAATTACCGGTGTCAATGCCGACCGTCTGCCGGAAGAAAAACAGCGCGGGATGACTATCGATCTTGGCTATGCCTACTGGCCGCAGCCTGATGGTACGGTGACAGGTTTTATTGATGTACCAGGCCACGAAAAGTTTCTTGCTAACATGCTAAGCGGTATCGGCGGTATCGACCACGCTCTACTGGTTGTCGCCTGCGATGACGGCATCATGGCACAAACCCGTGAACATCTGACTATCCTGCAGCTTATCGGTCGTCCTGCACTGAGCGTAGCGCTGACTAAAGCTGACCGCGTAGATACCGAACGCGTGGCGCAGGTTGAACAGCAAGTGCTGGCTCTGACGCAGCAGCTTGGGTGGGAGGACCTCCGCTGCTTTACGACCAGCACTGAAGATGGACGAGGCATCGCGGAGCTTCGAGATCATCTGCGTGACCTTAAATCCATTGCTCGCAAATCATCGCTACGTTTTCGTCTGGCAATCGATCGGGCTTTCAGTATTAAAGGCGCTGGTTTGGTCGTGACCGGAACGGCGCTCGCCGGCAAGGTTAAACAAGGCGATAAACTGTGGCTGACGGGAGCAAATAAGTCCGTAAGAGTGCGTGGCCTACACGCGCAAAATCAGCCAACGGAACACGCGCAGGCAGGTCAACGCATTGCACTAAACCTTAGCGGTGACGTGGAAAAATCAGATATAACACGCGGTGACTGGCTGCTTGAAGAACGTCAACAGAACCCATTTGACCGGGTTATCGTAGCCATTGAGCACACACAACCGCTTAAACAGTGGCAACCTTTGCATATTCATCATGCGGCACGCCATATCACGGGCCGGGTGTCTTTATTGGCTGACGGGCTCGCGGAACTGGTGCTGGATGCACCATTGTGGCTGGCAGATAACGACCGATTAATCCTGCGCGACATTGGCGCGCAGCAAACCTTAGGCGCCGCTCGCGTTGTGCTGCTACGCGCCAGGAATCGAGGTAAGCGCCAGCCCGACTATCTGCGCTGGCTACGGCAATTAGCCAGTGTCGGAGATGATGCTCAGACGCTCCAGCTGCGACTGGATCAGCAGCCATGCGAGGTTGCCGAACTGGGCTGGGCAAGACAGCTGACTGCACATGCGATGGAAGAGTTATTCGTTGAGGTTGCGCCGATCGTTGCCGATGAATACTTACTTTCACAACAGACTGCAGCTACATGGCGAGATAGCTTGCTGGCGGCGCTGACAACATTCCATCTGAATCATAACGATCAGCCAGGACCAGGAAGAGACCGCCTGCGGCGTATCGCACTACCAAACCAACCCGCAGCTCTTGTACTGGCACTCATTGATGAACTTGTTATCAGCGGTAAAATCATTAACCGCTCTGGCTGGTTACATTTGCCTGGTTTCGAAATACATTTCGCTGAGAACGAAGCAGAGATATGGCAGCATGCATTGGCGTTGTTTGACGACCAAGCTCTTTGGGTACGCGATATCGCTAATGCATTACAGGAAGAAGAGTTACGTGTACGAGAGGTGTTACGCATCGCAGCCCAGCGGGGAGATATTGTCGCGATCGTCAAAGATCGCTATTACCGCAGTGAGCAGATAACGATCTTCGCCGATCTTATTCGTAAGCAATGTGCAGAGCAGGGAAGTGTGAACGCTGCGGATTTTCGTAGCCAACTCAATATTGGACGCAAACTGGCCATACAAATCCTTGAGCATTTCGATCGTATTGGTTTTACCCGGCGGAAGGGAAACGAGCACAGCCTGCGCGACAGCGCTCTTTTCCCACTCCAGTCAGAAAGCAAACAGGCCTCTCAATAA